A single window of Paenibacillus sp. SYP-B4298 DNA harbors:
- the pflA gene encoding pyruvate formate-lyase-activating protein, with the protein MKGRIHSIDTFGTVDGPGIRFVLFMQGCALQCQFCHNPDTWDTSIGRQVTVDEIVAELEPYLVYYRTSGGGITVTGGEPTLQAPFVAELFKTVKERFGLHTALDSSGFCEPSHAEELMKYTDLVLLDLKHIDSAKHEVLTSRPNERILRFARWLAERNQPMWIRHVLIPGVTDNYNDLHALGRFISKLAPVERVELLPYHRMGVYKWQQLGREYPLEGVQPPTAKEVERARTIIDRARAEEPPQAEGNESAELCGGQTGEARG; encoded by the coding sequence ATGAAAGGACGAATCCATTCCATTGACACCTTCGGTACCGTTGACGGGCCGGGCATACGCTTTGTGTTGTTTATGCAGGGCTGTGCGCTGCAGTGCCAGTTCTGCCATAATCCTGACACATGGGATACAAGCATCGGCCGCCAGGTCACGGTAGACGAGATTGTCGCAGAGCTGGAGCCGTACCTGGTCTACTATCGTACCTCGGGGGGCGGTATTACCGTTACGGGCGGGGAGCCGACCCTTCAGGCCCCCTTTGTGGCAGAGCTGTTCAAGACGGTGAAGGAGCGCTTCGGCCTGCATACGGCGCTCGACAGCTCCGGGTTCTGCGAGCCGAGCCATGCGGAGGAGCTGATGAAATACACCGATCTGGTGTTGCTCGATCTGAAGCATATCGACAGTGCCAAGCATGAGGTGCTGACGAGCCGGCCCAACGAGCGAATTCTGCGTTTTGCCAGATGGCTGGCGGAGAGGAATCAACCGATGTGGATTCGCCATGTGCTGATTCCCGGCGTGACTGACAACTATAATGACTTGCATGCGCTGGGCCGCTTCATCTCCAAGCTCGCTCCAGTGGAGCGCGTCGAGCTGCTGCCCTATCACAGAATGGGCGTATATAAATGGCAGCAGCTTGGCCGTGAGTATCCGCTGGAAGGCGTCCAGCCGCCGACGGCCAAGGAAGTGGAGCGAGCGCGGACGATCATCGACCGTGCGCGGGCGGAGGAGCCGCCGCAGGCAGAGGGGAACGAGAGCGCTGAGCTGTGCGGCGGACAGACCGGAGAGGCGAGAGGATAG